DNA from Triticum aestivum cultivar Chinese Spring chromosome 7D, IWGSC CS RefSeq v2.1, whole genome shotgun sequence:
GTTCTGTACTTCGAtatactttttttttcaaaatgatcAATTTGAATCCAGAAATGCAAAGttgttatacctggcaatggcggcGTTCTATGTGTCATTACCTGGGCGAATGCATTGCTTGAAGTTTGCTTGGATTAGATCTTCAGGGCGAAAGCCCATGATCTGACCTTCGATAGTGGGTTCCAACAATGGCAGAGCTTGCATGCCGTTCCATTGCTGGACGCATCGCTTTTGGAGAACCTTTTCTGGCAGTCCTTGTGTTGTCATGATATGGTTGGTGCTGATGGTCACTGCTATCACTGTTTTTCATCGTTTCTGGAGTTTTTCTTTTTTCAATCCGCAAGTATATCTTCTGTCACGTATGACTTTGCTCTTTGCTGATGTGATATTTTATGTGTATGCGTTAGTGTTGGATGTGTGCATACTCGTTATGCATAGGCCGGATGAGTACACATTATGATATGAGCCAATACAAAAAGCACTTTATCAAAAAAAATCTAGATACATATATAATTATATCCAGATGCATCACCCGTACCCTACAAAATGTGTAGCACATCTGCTCCCACTTGATAAAGTCCAAATAATACAGCAAGCACGTTGCACAGAACTGCCCGAAGCTTTAGCTTACAACAGAAGGAAAGAACCAAACCAAAAGACTGATGCAAGTGGGAGTGTACATCCATGCCGCCTGTGTTATGTCACTCTCAATCATTTTTAGCTAGCTGGCATTATGGAGGATCGGTCAAGTTATTGATTTGGACATACTGAATATGTCTATCAATCGGCTATATATAAAGACGTATAcacagtcacacacacacacacccgcacGACACACACGTAAACCAACACGCAGGAGTATCCAACAATGGAGCTCATTGTGCTCCTTGTCCTTTTTCTCTTGGGCTTGATCGTACTGATCAGGCGGCGTAGCTACACCTACACTACTAGTACCAGACGTGCCCGTGCTCCAGCTGCTGTGGTGATCGAGAAGATCGCCGATCATGCCGTCGCCCACCGTGCGCTCGTCGAGAACGCCGACGACTTCTCGGACCGCCCGGTGGCGCCCTTTCTGGTCTTCCTGGAGAAGAGACACGGCCAGTACGGCGACGGCCTAGCCTCCGCGCCGTACGGCCCTCTCTGGCGTGCTTTCCGGTGCAACATCACCTCCGAGACCCTCCACCCGTCGCGCCTCGGGCACGTCACGCCGCTGCAGCGGGAGGCCATCCATGGCCTCGTCGCCAATTTGGGGAAGGAACTGCCGGTGGTCGCCGTAGTCCGCGAGCACCTCTACCCTTCCATCTTCTCGGTACTCGCGCGCCTGTGCTTCGGCGACGGCGTGGACGAGGGGCATGTGCGCGCCATGGGCTGCTTGATACGGGAGTTCCAGCAGGTCGCCGTGGGAGAGGCTCGGGCCTCCCCTGGCACCATGTTGGCCAAGCTCGCGGAGTGGAGACGATTGCGCCGGCTCTTGGCCATACACGGCCGGTTGGGCGAGCTGTACCTCCCTCTTGTCGATGCACGGCGGGAGTCTCGACCGACATGCGACGGTGGCGGCCGTCGTCCATACGTCGACTCGCTCATCGACCTACGCGTCCCCGACGGAGGCAAGGGTGACGGTGCCGGCCGGCGCGCAGTCAGGGACGACGAGTTCGTGAACCTGCTGTCAGAGTTTCTGGGCGCTGGCACGGGGACGGTGATGGCAAGCCTGGAATGGACCCTCGCCCACCTGGTAAACGACCAGGAGATCCAGAAAAAGCTTCGGGACGAGGTCGACGGCGCCGGCGGGGCCGTGATCTCCAGCTCCAGCAGCAGGAGCCTCATGCGTGGCATGCCGTATCTGAACGCGGTCGTGCTCGAGACCCTCCGCTTGCATCCACAGGTGCCCTTCGTCCAGCGCCACGTCCATGCCGACGCGGCCGAGgtgctcggagtcggaggaaaaaCCAGCGGTTTCATTGCACAGTTCACGGTTGGAGACATGGGAAGGGACGGCAAGACGTGGACGGACCCCGACGAGTTCCGGCCAGAGCGGTTCCTTCCCGGCGGTGAGGCAGAGGACGTCGGCCCTTTGCCGGGGACCAAGGAGATAAGGATGATGCCTTTCGGCGCCGGGCATAGGTTCTGCCCGGGCGTGGGTCTGGCCATGATGAACATCAAGTGCTTCCTGGCTGCGCTTGTGCATGAGTTCGAATGGGCGCTGCCGACGGAGGGCTGTGCCGGCGTCGACCTGACGGAGCTCAACACCTTCATCAAGGCGATGAAGAAGCCACTTTCCGCACGTCTCACGCGACGCACTTAATCCTCGTCGTCTGGTGTTTGTCGTCTACTTTGGCCACGTTGGGATGCATGCATGGCGGCAGCCGTGGCCTTTCTTCTTCCAGTGTGGTGTGTGTCTGTGTCATGGGCGACTCCGTGCCGGCCATCATGCCGACTGACGAGCTTGTGGTGGCCAACTCGCCTCTAGTGTATACCTGTG
Protein-coding regions in this window:
- the LOC123167716 gene encoding cytochrome P450 89A2; translation: MELIVLLVLFLLGLIVLIRRRSYTYTTSTRRARAPAAVVIEKIADHAVAHRALVENADDFSDRPVAPFLVFLEKRHGQYGDGLASAPYGPLWRAFRCNITSETLHPSRLGHVTPLQREAIHGLVANLGKELPVVAVVREHLYPSIFSVLARLCFGDGVDEGHVRAMGCLIREFQQVAVGEARASPGTMLAKLAEWRRLRRLLAIHGRLGELYLPLVDARRESRPTCDGGGRRPYVDSLIDLRVPDGGKGDGAGRRAVRDDEFVNLLSEFLGAGTGTVMASLEWTLAHLVNDQEIQKKLRDEVDGAGGAVISSSSSRSLMRGMPYLNAVVLETLRLHPQVPFVQRHVHADAAEVLGVGGKTSGFIAQFTVGDMGRDGKTWTDPDEFRPERFLPGGEAEDVGPLPGTKEIRMMPFGAGHRFCPGVGLAMMNIKCFLAALVHEFEWALPTEGCAGVDLTELNTFIKAMKKPLSARLTRRT